A window of Apium graveolens cultivar Ventura chromosome 8, ASM990537v1, whole genome shotgun sequence contains these coding sequences:
- the LOC141679382 gene encoding uncharacterized protein LOC141679382 → MYVCCAELKKAWKEGCRPVLGLDGCFLKTVCGGQLLSAVGRDGNNSIFPVTMTVVESESYDSWKWFLMLLGDDLDLHSGYAQTFISDQQKFKELFPHAEHRNCTRHIYSNLQGKHASEAVRNAFFEASTVTHPQAFKSAMKDLEMASKKAFYKMSQLEPNVWSKAYFETHCKTDSTENNISECFNSWILISRYMPIIDMLTEIHDMIMERLYEKRDAMKLVYFIVLPKIKRILDDCVKENAECSVL, encoded by the exons ATGTATGTGTGTTGTGCTGAGCTGAAAAAAGCATGGAAGGAAGGGTGTAGGCCTGTCCTTGGACTAGATGGGTGTTTCTTGAAAACTGTCTGTGGTGGACAGCTTTTGTCAGCTGTAGGAAGGGATGGAAACAACTCCATATTTCCAGTTACCATGACAGTTGTAGAGTCAGAATCATATGATAGTTGGAAATGGTTCTTGATGCTGTTAGGAGATGACCTTGATCTTCACTCTGGCTATGCTCAAACCTTCATTTCTGACCAGCAAAAG TTTAAGGAGCTTTTCCCCCATGCTGAGCATAGAAACTGCACAAGGCATATTTACAGCAATCTCCAGGGGAAGCATGCAAGTGAGGCTGTCAGGAATGCATTCTTTGAAGCAAGCACTGTAACACATCCACAAGCTTTTAAAAGTGCCATGAAGGATCTTGAAATGGCATCAAAGAAGGCTTTTTATAAGATGAGCCAGCTTGAGCCAAATGTGTGGAGCAAGGCCTACTTTGAGACTCACTGTAAAACAGACAGCACTGAAAATAACATTTCTGAATGCTTCAATTCTTGGATCCTCATATCAAGGTATATGCCTATCATTGATATGCTTACTGAAATTCATGACATGATAATGGAAAGATTATATGAAAAAAGAGATGCAATGAAGCTAGTATATTTTATTGTATTACCTAAGATTAAGAGAATTTTAGATGATTGTGTTAAGGAAAATGCAGAATGTAGTGTTCTTTAG